A genomic region of Phragmites australis chromosome 2, lpPhrAust1.1, whole genome shotgun sequence contains the following coding sequences:
- the LOC133903236 gene encoding uncharacterized protein LOC133903236: MEDRKHLDALIARSFYSGGLSFNFARNPYFQQAISFACNRNLAGYKMPEYNKLRTSLMKQERGHIEMLLQSSKSTWQEKGVTICADGWSDPQRQPLINFVAVSEKAPMFLRADNCEGQVKTKEYIAEKLKSVIEEVDRQNVVQIITDNAANCKGAGLLIEAEYENIFWTPCVVHTLNLALKSICEPKLPKNEEEEFVWKQLEFIHVIRSEAQIIKNFIMNHGMRLSMFNEFSHLKLLAIAETRFASVVCMLKQMVEVKMPLKQIVISEAWDIYKDDAQTAALVYDKVLSEVWWRNVECILKITTLIYEMICVADTNHVFT, from the exons ATGGAGGACCGCAAGCACTTGGATGCTCTAATTGCTAGATCATTCTATTCTGGAG GGCTATCtttcaattttgcaagaaatccatATTTTCAACAAGCAATTTCCTTTGCTTGTAACCGCAACTTGGCGGGTTATAAAATGCCTGAGTACAACAAGCTTAGAACTTCGCTTATGAAGCAAGAAAGAGGTCACATTGAGATGCTATTGCAGAGTTCAAAGAGCACATGGCAGGAGAAGGGAGTGACAATTTGCGCTGATGGATGGTCAGATCCGCAGAGGCAACCACTCATCAACTTTGTTGCTGTTTCTGAGAAGGCACCTATGTTCTTGAGGGCTGATAATTGTGAAGGGCAAGTGAAGACAAAAGAATACATTGCTGAGAAGCTGAAGTCTGTTATTGAAGAAGTGGATCGTCAAAATGTGGTACAAATCATCACAGACAATGCTGCAAATTGCAAAGGTGCGGGTCTCCTTATAGAAGCTGAATATGAGAATATATTCTGGACACCATGTGTTGTGCATACTCTCAATCTTGCTTTGAAAAGTATTTGTGAGCCAAAACTCCCAAAGAATGAAGAGGAGGAATTTGTTTGGAAACAACTTGAATTTATACATGTTATTAGAAGTGAAGCCCAAATCATCAAGAATTTTATAATGAACCATGGCATGCGGCTTTCTATGTTCAATGAGTTTAGCCATTTGAAGCTACTAGCTATTGCTGAAACACGGTTTGCATCAGTTGTGTGTATGTTGAAACAGATGGTGGAGGTAAAAATGCCTCTTAAGCAAATAGTAATTAGTGAGGCATGGGACATTTACAAAGATGATGCTCAAACAGCAGCTCTTGTCTATGATAAGGTATTGAGTGAGGTTTGGTGGAGGAATGTGGAGTGTATACTTAAGATTACTACTCTTATCTATGAGATGATATGTGTGGCGGACACTAACCATGTCTTCACTTGA
- the LOC133909901 gene encoding dnaJ protein ERDJ3B-like, with translation MAAPRRAALLVAVLLLHYSVPTLGGKSYYDILQVSKGATEEQIKRAYRKLALKYHPDKNPNNLEANKRFAEINNAYEVLTDQEKRKVYDWYGEDGLNNQFQRGHGGGGGRTMNVEHVFSNFFGGGGMEEEEEQIIKGDDVIVELDASLEDLYMGGSLKVWRERNVMKPAPGKRRCNCRNEVRQREIAPGMFYQMNEQVCKECPNVKYAREGDFINVDIEKGMQDGQEILFCEDGEQKIDRVPGDLKFRIRAALHERFRREGNDLHTTVTISLLEALIGFEKNFKHLDNHLLEIGAKGVTKPNEVRRFKGEGMPLYQSNKRGDLYIKFEVTFPKTLTDDQKAKLKSIFT, from the exons ATGGCGGCGCCGAGGAGAGCGGCGCTGctcgtcgccgtcctcctcctgcACTACTCGGTGCCCACGCTTGGCGG GAAGAGCTACTACGACATCCTACAGGTGTCGAAAGGCGCAACGGAGGAGCAGATCAAGCGGGCGTACCGCAAGCTCGCGCTGAAATACCACCCTGATAAGAATCCCAACAATCTGGAGGCCAACAAGCGGTTTGCTGAGATCAACAATG CGTACGAGGTCTTAACGGATCAGGAGAAGAGAAAGGTCTATGACTGGTACGGTGAGGATGGGTTGAACAACCAGTTCCAACGCGGgcatggtggtggaggtggtcgTACAATGAACGTCGAGCACGTCTTTAGCAA TTTTTTTGGTGGTGGAGGgatggaagaggaggaagagcaaATTATAAAGGGTGATGATGTCATTGTTGAATTGGATGCTTCACTAGAGGACTTGTACATGGGTGGTTCCTTAAAG GtttggagagagagaaatgtGATGAAACCAGCTCCTGGCAAGAGGCGATGCAACTGCAGGAATGAAGTCCGTCAACGAGAAATTGCTCCTGGAATGTTTTATCAAATGAATGAGCAG GTTTGTAAGGAATGCCCAAATGTGAAGTACGCACGAGAAGGTGATTTCATCAATGTTGACATTGAAAAGGGAATGCAAGATGGACAG GAAATTTTGTTTTGCGAGGACGGTGAACAAAAGATTGATAGAGTGCCTGGTGATTTGAAG TTTAGGATTCGGGCAGCACTGCATGAGCGCTTCAGAAGAGAAGGCAATGACCTACATACGACAGTAACAATCTCACTG CTCGAAGCTCTTATTGGTTTTGAGAAGAACTTCAAGCATCTTGACAACCATCTGCTGGAAATCGGGGCCAAG GGGGTCACCAAACCAAATGAGGTTAGGAGGTTCAAAGGTGAGGGCATGCCGCTGTACCAGAGCAACAAGAGAGGAGATTTGTACATCAAATTCGAAGTGACCTTCCCAAAAACCCTAACTGATGACCAGAAGGCCAAGCTGAAGAGCATTTTCACTTGA
- the LOC133900916 gene encoding AMSH-like ubiquitin thioesterase 3 isoform X1 — protein sequence MGPPQPARGGINIEACARPIAVDHCISLPYYFRIAGSLLRQANIYRNEKNLLDLYVILLRYSSLLCETIPKHRDYFAFKSREKEFFTKLIDVLNELESLKPVVQRQIAEHNRGCTVESNNVNGTYAPTRRIEQHNPSFYTTQPFARSANGSSQKSLLVGRHQVAPLPSVQPDRQFRKQFTNLPYPKEETLARHSILGPNGLHGQWNGPVAGIKVQYPSNVELTQSDITSSLVPAILDQDGLHGPSTTHPDSSTNDSEDMKSVLSLDDGRWSVQAEERIPLPPVSLEEELSQLIIKQPSPPPVLAEVQRPISPSRVADLTPGIPTSEIGRFHDLHFPVKLMECFLRVAEANTKRSLETCGVLAGTLKKRTFCVTTLIIPKQKSTSNTCEATNEEELFEVQDMGSLFTLGWIHTHPTQSCFLSSIDLHNHYSYQVMLPEAIAIVMAPTDTTRKHGIFHLTDPGGMGVIHDCAERGFHPHKAPLDGSPIYESCSHVYMDADVQFDMIDLRER from the exons ATGGGCCCACCGCAGCCTGCCAGGGGCGGCATCAACATCGAGGCGTGCGCGCGGCCGATCGCCGTCGACCACTGCATCAGCCTCCCCTACTACTTCCGCATCGCGGGCAGCCTCCTCCGCCAG GCTAATATATATCGGAACGAGAAGAACCTCCTCGACTTGTATGTCATCCTGCTGAGATACTCGAG CTTGCTGTGCGAGACGATTCCGAAGCATcgtgattattttgcattcaagTCTAGAGAAAAGGAGTTTTTCACT AAACTTATTGATGTTCTCAACGAGCTCGAGTCACTGAAGCCAGTTGTGCAGCGGCAGATTGCCGAACATAACAGGGGATGTACTGTGGAATCTAATAATGTTAATGGAACCTACGCTCCAACTCGTAGGATAGAGCAGCACAACCCAAGCTTTTATACTACACAG CCATTCGCTCGCAGTGCTAACGGATCATCGCAAAAATCCCTACTTGTTGGGAGACATCAAGTGGCACCATTACCTAGTGTCCAACCTGATAGGCAGTTCCGCAAACA ATTTACGAACCTGCCTTATCCAAAAGAAGAAACACTAGCTAGACACTCCATATTAGGACCTAATGGTCTTCACGGACAATGGAACGGGCCTGTTGCTGGAATTAAG GTTCAGTATCCAAGCAATGTTGAATTAACACAAAGTGATATAACAAG CAGTTTAGTGCCAGCCATCTTGGATCAAGATGGTCTGCATGGTCCCAGTACAACACATCCAGATAGCTCAACTAACGACAGTGAGGATATGAAATCTGTTCTCTCTCTTGATGATGGTCGATGGTCTGTACAAGCAGAAGAACGTATCCCCCTTCCTCCTGTTAGTTTGGAAGAAGAATTATCCCAGTTGATTATCAAACAGCCTTCTCCCCCACCAGTCCTGGCAGAGGTACAAAGACCAATTTCTCCATCAAGAGTTGCAGATCTAACTCCAGGAATTCCCACCTCAGAAATTGGCCGTTTCCACGACTTGCATTTT CCGGTGAAGTTGATGGAGTGTTTTCTAAGGGTTGCTGAGGCAAACACCAAAAGAAGTTTAGAAACATGTGGGGTTCTTGCCGGTACCCTG AAAAAGAGAACTTTTTGTGTGACAACCTTAATTATTCCAAAGCAGAAATCGACATCTAATACG TGTGAAGCTACAAATGAAGAAGAACTATTCGAAGTTCAGGACATGGGCTCACTTTTCACTCTTGGTTGGATTCAT ACACATCCAACCCAGTCCTGCTTCCTGTCTTCCATTGATCTCCATAATCATTATTCGTATCAG GTCATGCTACCTGAAGCAATTGCAATAGTTATGGCACCTACTGACACAACAAG GAAACATGGTATATTTCATCTCACGGATCCAGGTGGTATGGGTGTGATCCATGATTGTGCAGAGAGAGGGTTCCATCCTCATAAGGCGCCTCTAGATGGCTCGCCAATCTACGAGTCTTGCTCCCATGTGTACATGGACGCCGACGTACAGTTTGACATGATTGATCTCCGAGAACGATGA
- the LOC133900916 gene encoding AMSH-like ubiquitin thioesterase 3 isoform X2, producing MGPPQPARGGINIEACARPIAVDHCISLPYYFRIAGSLLRQANIYRNEKNLLDLYVILLRYSSLLCETIPKHRDYFAFKSREKEFFTKLIDVLNELESLKPVVQRQIAEHNRGCTVESNNVNGTYAPTRRIEQHNPSFYTTQPFARSANGSSQKSLLVGRHQVAPLPSVQPDRQFRKQFTNLPYPKEETLARHSILGPNGLHGQWNGPVAGIKVQYPSNVELTQSDITSLVPAILDQDGLHGPSTTHPDSSTNDSEDMKSVLSLDDGRWSVQAEERIPLPPVSLEEELSQLIIKQPSPPPVLAEVQRPISPSRVADLTPGIPTSEIGRFHDLHFPVKLMECFLRVAEANTKRSLETCGVLAGTLKKRTFCVTTLIIPKQKSTSNTCEATNEEELFEVQDMGSLFTLGWIHTHPTQSCFLSSIDLHNHYSYQVMLPEAIAIVMAPTDTTRKHGIFHLTDPGGMGVIHDCAERGFHPHKAPLDGSPIYESCSHVYMDADVQFDMIDLRER from the exons ATGGGCCCACCGCAGCCTGCCAGGGGCGGCATCAACATCGAGGCGTGCGCGCGGCCGATCGCCGTCGACCACTGCATCAGCCTCCCCTACTACTTCCGCATCGCGGGCAGCCTCCTCCGCCAG GCTAATATATATCGGAACGAGAAGAACCTCCTCGACTTGTATGTCATCCTGCTGAGATACTCGAG CTTGCTGTGCGAGACGATTCCGAAGCATcgtgattattttgcattcaagTCTAGAGAAAAGGAGTTTTTCACT AAACTTATTGATGTTCTCAACGAGCTCGAGTCACTGAAGCCAGTTGTGCAGCGGCAGATTGCCGAACATAACAGGGGATGTACTGTGGAATCTAATAATGTTAATGGAACCTACGCTCCAACTCGTAGGATAGAGCAGCACAACCCAAGCTTTTATACTACACAG CCATTCGCTCGCAGTGCTAACGGATCATCGCAAAAATCCCTACTTGTTGGGAGACATCAAGTGGCACCATTACCTAGTGTCCAACCTGATAGGCAGTTCCGCAAACA ATTTACGAACCTGCCTTATCCAAAAGAAGAAACACTAGCTAGACACTCCATATTAGGACCTAATGGTCTTCACGGACAATGGAACGGGCCTGTTGCTGGAATTAAG GTTCAGTATCCAAGCAATGTTGAATTAACACAAAGTGATATAACAAG TTTAGTGCCAGCCATCTTGGATCAAGATGGTCTGCATGGTCCCAGTACAACACATCCAGATAGCTCAACTAACGACAGTGAGGATATGAAATCTGTTCTCTCTCTTGATGATGGTCGATGGTCTGTACAAGCAGAAGAACGTATCCCCCTTCCTCCTGTTAGTTTGGAAGAAGAATTATCCCAGTTGATTATCAAACAGCCTTCTCCCCCACCAGTCCTGGCAGAGGTACAAAGACCAATTTCTCCATCAAGAGTTGCAGATCTAACTCCAGGAATTCCCACCTCAGAAATTGGCCGTTTCCACGACTTGCATTTT CCGGTGAAGTTGATGGAGTGTTTTCTAAGGGTTGCTGAGGCAAACACCAAAAGAAGTTTAGAAACATGTGGGGTTCTTGCCGGTACCCTG AAAAAGAGAACTTTTTGTGTGACAACCTTAATTATTCCAAAGCAGAAATCGACATCTAATACG TGTGAAGCTACAAATGAAGAAGAACTATTCGAAGTTCAGGACATGGGCTCACTTTTCACTCTTGGTTGGATTCAT ACACATCCAACCCAGTCCTGCTTCCTGTCTTCCATTGATCTCCATAATCATTATTCGTATCAG GTCATGCTACCTGAAGCAATTGCAATAGTTATGGCACCTACTGACACAACAAG GAAACATGGTATATTTCATCTCACGGATCCAGGTGGTATGGGTGTGATCCATGATTGTGCAGAGAGAGGGTTCCATCCTCATAAGGCGCCTCTAGATGGCTCGCCAATCTACGAGTCTTGCTCCCATGTGTACATGGACGCCGACGTACAGTTTGACATGATTGATCTCCGAGAACGATGA